From Haloglomus litoreum, the proteins below share one genomic window:
- a CDS encoding acyl-CoA synthetase, whose translation MATTERLDSYQFHEHEWESFDELRDWFEWEVPDRFNMAAYVCDRWAEETPDATALFVEGESGEQGTYTFAEFEAAASRLANHLAASGVARGDRVGVNLPQKPEAAIAHVAAWKLGAVSVPLSTLFGPDGVGYRLADADANACIVDGSNVDALRRARADYDIGLQSVLVVDGDPEDDERSYDDAVADRSPDHEAVETDAEDDALLIYTSGTTGDPKGVRHAHRVLLGHLPGIQTVGNFEFGEGTRFWTPAEWAWIASLFNIVFTALFYGRPVLAHHGGEFDPATAFDLLDRYDITMAFLPPTALRFMMQVPSEGYDVDSLRVIGSGGESLGESVAEWAEDTFGGALVHEGYGQTEANVAVVENATLAEKRPGSMGLATPGYEVTVVDPETAEPTVEPGEVGEIAIRYEGNPICFKEYWNKPEKTAGKVQNGWLLTEDLGTVDEDGYFSFEARKDDVIISSGYRIGPEEIEDSLASHDAVADAAVIGVPHEERGEIPKAFVVLADGQAASDDLRSALMDHVKDRLAKYEYPREVEFVDELPRTTTGKVRRQSLREREGIAD comes from the coding sequence GAGGAGACGCCCGATGCGACGGCGCTGTTCGTCGAGGGTGAGTCCGGCGAGCAGGGGACCTACACCTTCGCGGAGTTCGAGGCCGCGGCGAGTCGCCTCGCCAACCACCTCGCGGCCAGCGGTGTCGCGCGGGGCGACCGGGTCGGCGTGAACCTGCCACAGAAGCCCGAGGCCGCCATCGCTCACGTCGCCGCGTGGAAACTGGGGGCCGTCTCGGTCCCGCTGTCGACGCTGTTCGGCCCGGACGGCGTCGGCTATCGGCTGGCCGACGCCGACGCGAACGCCTGCATCGTCGACGGGAGCAACGTCGACGCGCTCCGGCGGGCCCGGGCGGACTACGACATCGGCCTCCAGTCGGTGCTCGTCGTCGACGGCGACCCGGAGGACGACGAGCGCTCATACGACGACGCCGTGGCCGACCGGTCCCCCGACCACGAGGCCGTCGAGACCGACGCCGAGGACGACGCCCTGCTCATCTACACCTCCGGGACGACGGGCGACCCGAAGGGCGTCCGGCACGCCCACCGGGTGCTGCTGGGGCACCTGCCGGGCATCCAGACGGTCGGGAACTTCGAGTTCGGCGAGGGGACACGGTTCTGGACGCCGGCCGAGTGGGCGTGGATCGCCTCGCTGTTCAACATCGTCTTCACGGCGCTGTTCTACGGCCGGCCGGTGCTGGCCCACCACGGCGGCGAGTTCGACCCCGCGACGGCGTTCGACCTGCTCGACCGCTACGACATCACCATGGCGTTCCTCCCGCCGACCGCGCTCCGGTTCATGATGCAGGTACCGAGCGAGGGGTACGACGTGGACTCGCTCCGGGTCATCGGCAGCGGCGGCGAGTCGCTGGGCGAGTCCGTCGCCGAGTGGGCCGAGGACACCTTCGGCGGCGCGCTCGTCCACGAGGGGTACGGCCAGACGGAGGCCAACGTGGCCGTCGTAGAGAACGCCACCCTGGCCGAGAAACGTCCCGGGAGCATGGGCCTGGCCACACCCGGCTACGAGGTCACCGTCGTCGACCCGGAGACCGCGGAGCCGACCGTCGAACCGGGGGAGGTCGGCGAGATCGCCATCCGCTACGAGGGTAACCCCATCTGCTTCAAGGAGTACTGGAACAAGCCCGAGAAGACCGCCGGGAAGGTGCAGAACGGCTGGCTCCTCACCGAGGACCTGGGCACGGTCGACGAGGACGGCTACTTCTCGTTCGAGGCCCGGAAGGACGACGTCATCATCTCCTCGGGCTACCGCATCGGCCCGGAGGAGATCGAGGACTCGCTGGCCAGCCACGACGCCGTCGCCGACGCCGCCGTCATCGGTGTGCCCCACGAGGAGCGCGGCGAGATCCCGAAGGCGTTCGTCGTGCTCGCGGACGGGCAGGCGGCGAGCGACGACCTCCGCTCGGCGCTGATGGACCACGTGAAGGACCGCCTGGCGAAGTACGAGTATCCCCGCGAGGTGGAGTTCGTGGACGAACTCCCCCGGACGACGACCGGGAAGGTGCGCCGCCAGAGTCTGCGGGAGCGGGAGGGAATCGCGGACTGA